From the genome of Arthrobacter russicus:
AGGCCTCGCTGTCCGCAATCGCCGACTCCCGGGCGGTCATCGACGCCCTGGTCGACGACGAAATGCCGCATTACGGCGTGTCCACCGGTTTCGGCGCACTCGCCACGAAGCAGATCCCGGTCGAGCTGCGCAGCCAGCTGCAGCGTTCGCTGATCCGCTCGCATGCCGCCTCCTCGGGCGCCGAAGTGGACCGCGAAGTGGTCCGCGGTTTGATGCTCAACCGGATCTCCACCTTGGCCACCGGGCGGACCGGAGTCCGGCCCGGCACCGTGCAGGCCTATCTCAGCATGCTCAATGCCGGGATCACGCCGGTGGTGGGCGAATACGGCTCGCTGGGCTGCTCCGGCGATCTGGCGCCGCTTTCGCACTGCGCACTCGCGCTGATGGGCGAAGGCCAGGTGCGCAACCAGGACGGCGAGCTGCTGCCGGCCGCCGAAGCACTCGCCGCCGCCGGACTGGAACCGGTGGAACTGCGCGAAAAAGAAGGCTTGGCCCTGATCAACGGCACCGACGGGATGCTCGGCATGCTGATCCTGGCCGCGCACGATCTGCACCGGCTGCTGGCACTCGCCGACCTCGCCGCAGGGATGAGCGTCGAAGGGCTGCTGGGCACGGACTCGGTCTTCGCCGAGGACCTGCACGCGCTCCGGCCGCATCCGGGGCAACAGGTTTCCGCCGCGAACCTCCGGCGGATCCTGGCCGGCTCGGCGCTGATCGCAGAACACCGCTCGGAAGGCTCCTTCACCCGGGTGCAAGACGCCTATTCGCTGCGTTGCGCCCCGCAGGTCCACGGCGCCGCCCGGGCCACGTTGAGCCACGTCGAGTCGGTAGCCGGCTACGAACTCGCCTCTGCGGTGGACAATCCGGTGGTCACCCTCGACGGCCGGGTCGAATCCAACGGCAACTTCCACGGTGCCCCGGTGGGCTACGCCCTGGATTTCCTGGCCATCGCGGTGGCCGATGT
Proteins encoded in this window:
- the hutH gene encoding histidine ammonia-lyase → MKTEVEIGVGALSPDDVVAVARHGAKVQLTEASLSAIADSRAVIDALVDDEMPHYGVSTGFGALATKQIPVELRSQLQRSLIRSHAASSGAEVDREVVRGLMLNRISTLATGRTGVRPGTVQAYLSMLNAGITPVVGEYGSLGCSGDLAPLSHCALALMGEGQVRNQDGELLPAAEALAAAGLEPVELREKEGLALINGTDGMLGMLILAAHDLHRLLALADLAAGMSVEGLLGTDSVFAEDLHALRPHPGQQVSAANLRRILAGSALIAEHRSEGSFTRVQDAYSLRCAPQVHGAARATLSHVESVAGYELASAVDNPVVTLDGRVESNGNFHGAPVGYALDFLAIAVADVASMSERRTDRFLDTSRNHGLNAFLADDPGVDSGHMIAQYTQAGIVSELKRLAAPASVDSIPSSAMQEDHVSMGWAAGLKLRRALDGLTRVLAIEILTAARAMDFRDGGVAQSKGSAATTAARALIREQVPGPGTDRYLAPEIEAVRRLVDDGSLLDAVNAALAEPLL